The sequence below is a genomic window from Deltaproteobacteria bacterium.
CTCATCTCCCTTTTATCGGCATTCTTGCTGATGCAGAACATTCGAATAAACGATTGGAAGGACCGGGAAAGCAGGAAGGGGGTGAGAATCGTCGTTGCCGGCAAAAACATTCGCCGTGGCGATATTTTGAGCCCGGATACGCTCAAGGTGAAGGAGATCCCCGTCAGCGGCTACTTCCCGAGGATGGTCAAAGAAAAAGAGTACCCGGAAATAGAAGGCGCCCTGTCGAAAAACAGCGTCGGAAGTGGAAATCCCTTCCTCTGGGATGACATTGAAAATCCCGTCGAACTGGACCGTTTCTCCCTGTTGATCGAGAAGGGAAAGCGGGCGCTTACGCTTCCCGCCGACGAAAATACGACCTTCTCCGGCCTGCTGAGGCCGGGAGACCACGTCGATCTGTATCTCACCCGTCCAGGGGATATGGAAACGAAAGCGGAAACGATCC
It includes:
- the cpaB gene encoding Flp pilus assembly protein CpaB; translated protein: MSRNRKLILLLFSVLISLLSAFLLMQNIRINDWKDRESRKGVRIVVAGKNIRRGDILSPDTLKVKEIPVSGYFPRMVKEKEYPEIEGALSKNSVGSGNPFLWDDIENPVELDRFSLLIEKGKRALTLPADENTTFSGLLRPGDHVDLYLTRPGDMETKAETILLLENITVTAVDGAFTGAVPDSGEGSAPSGITLLVSRSQAASILNALSNPSSKLYFVLRNPAEKSVAGRRNKKTISQTVELYKKGRLDKKFKITKTTGAAVKK